A window of Tautonia plasticadhaerens contains these coding sequences:
- a CDS encoding response regulator: MEDNRDIARVLSSLLTRAGYRVVTAAGVDDATRVGSACGPFDLLISDLSLPDGSGLDLMRRLGPIPGIAVSGYSTEVDLKECLEAGFIDLLAKPVTFSDLETTIRRVLG, from the coding sequence GTGGAAGACAATCGCGACATCGCCCGGGTCCTGTCCAGCCTGCTGACCCGGGCCGGCTACCGCGTGGTCACGGCGGCCGGGGTCGACGACGCGACCCGGGTTGGGTCGGCCTGCGGCCCCTTCGACTTGCTGATCAGCGACCTGAGCCTCCCCGACGGCTCGGGCCTGGATCTGATGCGACGGCTCGGCCCGATCCCCGGGATCGCCGTCTCCGGCTACAGCACCGAGGTCGACCTCAAGGAGTGCCTGGAGGCCGGTTTCATCGACCTCCTGGCCAAGCCGGTCACCTTCTCCGACCTGGAAACCACCATCCGGCGCGTCCTCGGCTAG